The stretch of DNA TTTTATCTTTGTCTAATGTAACAGAAAAAGTCTCAAAAGCCATGGAGTTGTCCTAAAAACAAAATCGGATATTATTTTCTCAAATTAAGGCGAGCAATTAGATTTTTATATCTTTCAGTATCAGTAGAATTTAAGTACTCTAAGAGCTTTCTTCTCTGCCCTACTAACTTTAGCAAAGCTAAGCGAGAATTTTGATCTTTAGGAGATCTTTTAAGGTGCTCCTTGAGTTCCGTGATGTGTTCAGTCAGGATGGCAATTTGCACATCTGCTGAACCTGTGTCTTTTTCATGAAGTTGAAATTTTTTAGTAATTTCTTCTTTAGTGCCCTTATCCAAAGACATTCGATGTCTCCTTAAATACAAAAATGCCGTAATGGCCGATTATACCTAAGATGTTTGTTAATGTACATCTTTTGCTAGAGTAAGAAGTTTTTTTTCTTAGAGAAGTGAAAAGTAGAACTGTGATTAGGTTGTTTGTAGTATCTTATGAACGCTTTTTGATGAAGAAAATGCTCATGAATTCTTAAAAAGTTTTTTAGTTGGTTGTAGTTCATTTTATGTGTATAGAAAAAGATTTATTTTTCATGAAACATGCTCTAGACGAGGCTAGAAAGGCATATGAACGAGATGAAGTTCCTGTCGGCTGTGTCATCGTTCATGAGGGTGTGATTATCGCTAGAGGGCACAATAGTGTAGAACAATTACAAGATCCAACGGCACATGCAGAAATGATTTGTATTAGTGCTGCGGCAGAATATTTACAAAATTGGAGACTGAAAGATACCACCTTGTATTGCACGTTAGAGCCCTGTCTTATGTGTGCTGGGGCGATTCAGTTGGCGCGGATTACTAGAATTGTCTGGGGGGCACCAGATCTACGTTTAGGAGCTGGTGGAAGCTGGGTAAATGTTTTTTTAGAAAAGCATCCTTTCCATCAAGTAGAGTGTTGTGCCGGTGTATGCCATCAAGAATCTGAGCGGTTGATGAAAAACTTTTTTTTAGAAAAAAGAAAGGCAAAAAATGAAAAATAAAATTTTTGAACTGCTTAATCACCTATATGCAGATCAGGAACAACGGTTGATGGCTTTGGGAACAAGTCGAATTCCCGGATTAACAAAAGAAGATCTTTTGCAACCGATGGATTATGATGAACTAGAGGGAGATCCTCAGTTTCGATTTGAGGAAGGCGTTTTGAATGGAATTGGGGAGGCTAGAGCCGCTTTGTACTCCTTTTTTTCTGATCAAGAAGCCTCTAAGAAGCCTGTTATCGATAAAGACCTCGATAAGGATTCGGAAGGTTTTCTTGGTAGCAAAAGAAGACTGCCAGAGCCATAGACAGCACCGAACCGAGTAGGGCAGCATAAGCTCCAGAAAGGATAAGAATAAGAAAATAGAAATGCAGAAGTAAAACTAAACTCCATTTTCTAGACAAAGAAATGGGGAAAAAGGGGAGCGTAAGTCTCTTTTCTGGATCAAGAAAAACGCGAACAATGAGAAGGGCGCAGATCAAACTCTCTGGGCCGAAGAAAGCTTGGGAGCTGCCAATTAACCATAGGAAGGCCCAGATACTCATCCCAACCACGCCTACTTGAGTGGTAAGTAGAAAGACAAAGCGGCTCATTCCCATTTTTCGTATAATCGCATCCGTAGCCTTATAAAAGAGAATAAAATCTAGAGTATTGCGCATGAGTAGGCGTTGCGTGATTTCCAGGCTTTGGGAATCGTTAAGGTTTAGCGTATCGGCTGTAACAAGGGGATAGGTAACCCATTGCCAAAAATGATGTTGACTGATGCCTTTTACAGAGAGAGCTAACCACTCTATAGGCCCTTGCATTTGAAAAAAATATTGTAGGAAAAATGCTATAAAGGGCGCGGAGCAAGAAGTCGCCAGCACTAAAAGAGGGAGCCGTTTAAGAGCCCTACCTAATAAGGGTGTTTTTGTATATTTGTCAGGAAAGATAACTCTCATGAAGGAGAGGCCTTTTTACAAAAGTGTTTATAATAGGCCCTATTATCTAGGCTAAGTTTTTGGCTGTCAATATTCCTTTGTCTCGACAATTTGTTTTTTTTAGGCGCAAAGGGCCCCCTTGCGCCTAATTTTTAATCAGAGGGAGAAGTTGTTAGATTTGCTTTTATCGTTAAATCAACAAGAGAGGAGAGCAGAGCAGAAACCGCTTGAAGAATTTGCATAGATTCAGAGGAAGTCGCGTTCACGGATTTTTGGTTTGCTTGAGCGCGCTGTTGAGCTGCTGATAACTCTTGTTGGATAAGTTCCCTGTTTGCTGTGATTTGTTGATTAGACGTTTGGAACGCTTGGATTGTAGTGTTATTAGTGTATTCGTCGTTAGAGCCTTGTTTTTTTATCAAGGAAGGAACGTATAACAAGGGAAGGTTAATAAGCTCTTTCGTTTTACGCTGTTGTTCCAGAGTGTTTTCTTGCAAAACTGCCATGATTGCATGACTGTAGTCTGTGGTGGATATAGAAAGCTGAAGCATGACTGCAATGCAAAAATACATAGCAGATTGTTTATTGATTTCGATGGATGCAGGCTCCATTAATGTAGAGTCTGGTATGACAATGTTTTTCTCTGGAAGAGTGGGTATGATTGCACTACTCATTGGGATTCCCTCTTTTAAATGTTTGCGATCAAACTTACGATTTGTGAAAACGTTTGAATGAGCGCCTGACCAACTTGTAGAGACTGTTGGATGATGTTGTTGTTTGTGTTTAAGTTACTGGAAATGACTTGAGAGGCGTTTCCTAGTCCAGATATTTGGTTTTGGATTGCCTGTCTAGAAGCTCCTACAGCTTGGTTAACAGATTGTACGTTTTGCAAATAGGCGGAGTTTTGAGAGTTCACTTGGTTTTTAGGAATAGTAACGTATTGGTATAGAGCTTCCTCGTTATTCAAGAAAGTTTGTGCCGCAGCATTTGCTTGTAGCTGTTCTGCAACCAAAGCCAAGTTGTTTTGTGCTACAAGAACAGATTGATAAATGTAGTACACGGTCACAATGAGAGGGTTAGAATCTTTAGAAAAGCGAGCTATGATTTCATCTGCGGTTGCGGAGTTAGTCGTGCCTGTAACAGGTGGGGTTTCTGGTAATTCTACGACAGCTTTCACTGGTTCTTGGAAAATATTCCACATGGTTCTGCCTCAAAATTAGTCTACGGGGTTAAGACAGGGGTTTGTTTAATTGGTTAACAGTGCTTCCTACGGAGTTCAACGTTTTGATGAAAGAGGAGTTCTGTTGGGCGATCTGTTGCATGATATTGATGTTCGTAGAGGCGTGGGAGAGGATAATTTGTCCGTTTTGTCTAGCTGTTACTAATTGGTCTTGAATGTTAGAGCGTTGTGCAGAATAGTTTTGGTTCTGGTTTTGTACTCGTGTGATTTCATCTTCTTTAGCTCCAGCACCAACAACAGCGTATTTGATACGATTAGTTTCTTGGTTTAATTCTTGTTGGATATTAGTATTGTCGTTGAGTTGTTGAGACTGTGTGAGAACTGTTTGTTGACGTATTTCTACAGCTTCTAAAAGAAGAGAGTAAATGCTGAATAAAAGTTCTGCCATCGGAGGAGTTCTCAGAGGCTCTAAAGGGGGTAAAGAGGAGACATATTTTGTATCTTCTGCCGGAGAGATTGGTAGTGACATATTCTAAAAAATTTTTTTGGTTTTTTATTTTTTATTTTACCAGCAATTTCTCTCTTTAATAAAAATAATAATTTGTTTTAAAAGTATGCCTCTTATTTAACCCTCTTTCTTTTAAGTGCTAATAGCCTTGAGAGGGGGATAGAGGCCTTCCTTTTTTGTTCGACTGAAAAAGTTAGAACTACTGTCCGTAATGGGAGTTTTTGTCCAAAGTAAGGGTTGGCAGGAATTGCCTGAATTGGGAGGTAAATAATAGTAATTAAGTGTCTTAAAACTCTTTGCGGGGATTGCAGAGAGCTTTGGGATGAGAAATATTTTCCGGTAAGGGGGCTGTGTGGCAGAGGTTCAGAGCTGCGAGCAATTGGATTTTTTAGAAGGGGATGATATTAATGCCTATGTGGTATTAACTTGTGGGAAACCCTCGGCAGATGGAAAGATGCAGGTCGAGATGGTTTATGAGGGAGATCGAGAATTAGTTAGCTTTTTGTTAACTAAAGCGTTGGCTTCTTTAGAGCAGCCCTAAACAAAAAAGAGGATTCTAATGGGATTCGGAACTGTAGGGGGAAAGGGGAAAGCTTGGATGTCTTTTTTCCTAAGGCCTCTGCAGAACCTTGAAGTTGGGCTTTTCGCGATACCCATTGTTTTGTTGTTAGGGGAGATCCGCTGTCTATCGCTGATCTCCTCGGTGCCTCTCGCGCTCATTTTGGGTGTTATAGGTATCTTTGTTGCTTTGGTTTCTTTTTTTCGTAGTTGGGGATATGGAATAGCTGTTATAGGGGCAGTGTTTCTTGGCCTAACTTTTTACCACCATTTCCCTATATCCATTTTTTGGGGAGGGATGCTTACTGTCACGTTCGTTCTTTCCCTAGGAGTGCTTTTGCTGAGCATTTTCTTTGTAGAAGGGCTTATTGAGGAGAAAACAATATCCTTAACAAACATGACAGCTTTTCTCGATAAACTTCAAGAATCCTATAATCATGAAGTGCAAGAACGGAAAGACGGAGAGCTTCTTTACCAAGGCCGGGTAGCTGCTTTGGAAAAGGAGCTTTCTGTTTGTAGTGAGCGGCTTCAAGAGGTTTCTAAGAAATATTCGCATGCAAATGAAGATTTGCAGGTTCTTATTGATCAGCGGGATAGTTGGGTGAAAGACTATATGACGTTGCATCAAGAGTACATCCGTGTTGTTGCTGGGGATGAAGAGAACTCGCTTTTTCCTTGGAAAGTTTTTCAAGGATATTCTCAAGAAGAGGTGGAGCATCTAAGGCAGTCTCGAGATGCTGAAAGGGTGGCGCATTTAGAAAAAATGTGTGAGAAGGAGCATAGCGAGAAGTGCTTTGCTGAAGAGCGTTTAGAAAAGGCTTTGTCGGATTTGCTGGAAGCAACTCGTTGTAAAGAAGGCTTAGAGCAAAAGCTTCTTCAAAAAGAGGAAGAGATAGCAGCTTTAAAACAAGAACTTGCTATAGAAAGAGTTCAAGGCTCTTCAGCTGATCATGAAAGGGCTAGTTATAAAGGGATGTATTTGCAGTTAAGAGAGCAGTTCAAAGTTAAAGATGCTTTTCTTAAAAAGGCTAGACGGGAATGCTTTTTGGCTCAAGAACAGCTATTAGTGTTAAAACGAGAAGAAGAGGAAAAAGCCTCAGATCTGTCTACAATGGATAGTTTCGCTATTATTCAAAATCTTTTGTTGCAGATTGAGGCTTTAGAAGAAGAAATTATCTGTCTAGAAGAGTTAGTACTTCATAACCAGAATCCGTGATCAGGACAGCGTGCTCCCACTGCGCGCTAGGTTGATTGTCGCAAGTTCGCGCTTCCCAGTGGTTCGTGGGATCAATGATACCTTCTTTCTTCCCTACGTTGATCATGGGTTCAATAGTGAAGATCATGCCGGGGGCCAAAGGAATTTGACAAGAGTTTCTGTGGTGTGCCACATAGGGGTTTTCGTGAAATTGTATTCCTACGCCATGTCCTACGAATTGGTCAACAACTGAGAACCCGTATTTGGCTGCACAATTTTCAATGACTTCGCCGATCTCATAGAGAGGAAGATTAGGTTCTAGTATAGAGATCGCAGCATTCAGAGCTTCTAAAGAGGCTTCACAGACCTTTTTTTTGATTTCAGGAACTTCCCCAATCATAACCATTCGGCTGCAGTCCCCATAAAATCCATCTACAATGCAGGAAACATCAATGTTCATAATGTCTCCTTGTTTTAAAGGAATGTCATTTGGGATTCCATGACAAATGACTTCATTAAGAGAAGTGCAGATAGTTTTGGGAAAGGGAGGGTGCCCATAGTTCAGGGGAGCTGGAATGGCGTGGTAGCGTTTGTGTAAATCGCGAGATAGTTGATCGAGTTCGTTGGTTGTCACGCCCTCTTTAGCGGCTTCGCATAAAGCGTCAAGAATTTGAGCGGTAACTTGGCAAGCTTTACGAATCTTCTCTATCTGCTCTGGAGTTTTGAGCATAATATCGTAACGAGAAGCATAAAGCTGTCTCAGGTTGTCGCTAGGATTTTCTGGTTTCATAGGGTAGTGGCAGTGTTTCCATTTTTTTTGACTGCCACACCAGCAAGGACTGTTTCTTTTCATAAAAGGAGTCAAAAGGAGTGGTTTCTGATAGTTCTTGTCTTCTCTATAGGAATAGAGAATTGCTCTAAGGCATAACATAATATCCTATATTGAAAGCTATGGAAATAGCTTTTAACGTAAGGTTAATAGCCATTAAAGCTAAGCTAACGCTAAACAAGCGTTCCAAAGCTAGTAACCCCATTTGGCCAAATAATCGGTTGAGGGAACTAGAACAAAGAAGAGTGATTAGGGAGAAGAGCCAGGCGAGTAAAATAGCTCCTAAAACAATTTCTTTAGGGAATGTGCCTTCTTCCATATGTCCTAAGGTAGATGTAATCATAGCGGGGCCTGTAATTACAGGAAATGCTAAAGGGAAGAAGACTGGCTCATCTTTATCTAAAGCTTCCGTTTGGGAAGGAAGAGCTTGCATCATATTAATAGCGAGAACTCCGAGAAGGAGGCCGCCTGTTAACTGAAAGGCTGGTAGTGTGATTTCTAGTAAACGGAAGAATCCTCGACCAAACGTTATAAATACAAATAATAAGATCAGAGCAAAGATGGACTCCCGTAGAATGATGCGCTGCTGTTTTCGGAAAGAGAATTTTTTTAACAGTGCAATGAAAATCGGTAAGGAGCCTAGAGCGTTAAAAAGGGTATAAAAAAGTAAAGTAAGACGAAACAGGGAGTGTAGCATAAAGATACTTGCTTCTATAGGAATGTTTGCTGCAGACCAGATACAAGGAGCTGGGCTCCTACGATAACAACAGCGAGTCCTAAAATGGTTTGTGAGGCAATGATTGCTTGAGACCCTTTCTTACTGGTTAGGTGGAGAACAAGGGTGGTTACGGTCATCATCAGCCAGGAGAGGCATAGCAGTGCACAAATTATAAAAAAGGGGAGGTGTTGCGTGGTTAATGGGGCGCAGGCACATAACCATGAGGGGCCAACCATCAAAGGAAGCGCAATAGGGGCTATCTTAGGCGCACGGGAAAGAGACGAAAGTTTCTCCCAACGGGAGGGTTGAGTATTTCGAAGAATAGCTCGTAGTCCCACGAACATCACACCACATCCTCCAACAACAGTAGTTGCACAAGCCGGCGTCTGCAAGGAGTAGATGAGTCCTGATAGCGCGGGATAAAGAACGAATGATCCGAGAAGAGCAAAAAAACTTTCTCGGATCAGTAGCAGAGCCTTGCTCTTTCTGGATAAATTCTCAAGGATTCTATTCAAAACCTCAACGTTAGTCATAGAATCTGCCGCTAAAAATAAAATACAACTTTGAGACAATAGAAAGAATGACCAGTCCATAAAAGACTCTAGTACGGGGGTTGATTAAGCCTCGAAAGAAAAGATTTTCGGAACCATGCAATCTCAAAGACTTCGGGATTGCCAGGAAGAGTGTAGTTCAAACTAAGATTTAGAGAAATAGAAAAGGACTATAGAAACCTCGTTGTAAGAATGAAAAAATTTTTTGTTTGGAGAGAATCAGGCTGTATGCCTTGAATCCTCCGAGTCATAGGAAACAAACTTTTCGATGTCAAAAGAATCTATAGCAGCCTGAAGATCGGGATAAGTGGAAGATAGTGTTGAGAGAAGATCTTGTAGTAAAGCTAACGGTAAAGGTGCTTGTGTTGTTGCAAGTAAAGGAATGGTCGTCTCCCACTGCGCCTGCTCATAGGATAGTACCTTAGGCGCATCTTTGGTAGCTTCCGCATAGATAGCAAAAGCTTCTTGAGGATGTTCACGACAAAAATTTAAACTGCGAGATAAAGCTTTTTGCATGCTAAGAAGGTTTGTGCGTGTTGTAGCTTGAGATCCTCTTTTCCCGCAAATAAGGAGTTGTGGGCCTGTTGGTGATCCGTAGGTATCGGAAAGGAAGCAACCGGTAGGCTTCCCTTTCAAAGAAATAGTTACCCCTTCAATGTTGTAAAAGGCACCATACAAGAAGTCAATTTGGTGGGTGAGCATAGGAGAAATCATATCCGCGCTCACGTTTTTGATTTCTGATGGTACAACATGATGCTTGCGTAAAGCCTCCAATAGATGAAGGAGGTTTTTAGAATCATTAAGGCAAAAGCCAAGCACGCGGCCGTTGAGATCCTCGAGGTTCTCAATACCGTCTTGTTTTCGATAAATGAGTCCCTGCAAAGAGCTATCGATGAGTCTACCAACAACCTGAATCGGAGCTCCTCTGATAGCGGCTTTTAGAATTCCCAAGCTGTGGTAGAGCGTGTAATCCACTTTTTCAAGAAGGAGATGGGGGAGAGAAGAGCTGGTATCGGTATTTTTTTTCAGGGTTAAAGAGATCCCTTCATCTAAGAAAAATCCTTTTTTTTGGCCCACATAAAGGGGAATGTGATTGGGATTAGGGGTCCAGTCTAGGAGCAGAGTAAAGGATTTTGTGGAGGGGAAAGTAGATTCTTGGGGCTTCTCTTTCAAGCAGAGTGCTCCAGTGGTTCCGATGATCAAAATAGGAAAAATTAAGGCAAATCGCTTCCTTTTTGGTAAAGATTTGGGGGAGCTTTTTGCCATTCTGAAAAAAAAGAATGCGGTGCGCTCAAGAAGAAGAATGCCATAAAACAAGCTTAGGGTGAGCAGGGTAAGTACAGATAGACCTGCTAGAGCCATTGCCATGTCATAATTTCTTCGACTTTCTAAGATCAGAATCCCTAGACCAGACTGAGCCGCAACCCACTCTCCAGCAATTGTGGCGAATCCTGCTGCACTCATAGCAATCTTTAGTCCAGAGAAAATATGGGGGAGTCCATAAGGAACTCTTAGTTTGAGAAGTGTCTGCCAGGTTGTCGCTTGATGAAGGAAAAATTGCTCTAAAAATTCTTCAGGAACATTTTTGATTCCTTGATGAATCGTTAATGCTAAGGGGAAAAAAATACTTAAAGCTGTTGGAATGATAACAGCCTTGGTTCCCCAACCAAACCAAAGAACAACTAAAGGAGCTAGAGTAAACATAGGCAGACATTGCACAAGAATACACAAGGGGTGTAATACCCCCTGGGTGGAGGGAAATAGAAGCAAGACTGCGGAGAGGATGATTGCAAGTAGTAAAGCTAAAAAAAATCCTCCTAAAATGTTCTGAGCTGTATACCAAAAGTGGTGAAGCAGTATCTGGGAGGAGTTGATCCCCGTCGTAAACACCTTAGATGGAGGTGGGCATATAAAGCCGAAATTAGAGTGATTTCGGGCAGAAAATTCCCAAAATCCAATCAAAAAGAGGATTATGAATCCATAGCTAAACAATTTTTTCATGAGGGGGAAAAAAGATTCCGTTAGTGAAGAATCATAGGGGAAGGGAGCATATGCGACAAGAGAATGATAGTTTAGGAATGGTAATGGTTCCTGAAGATAAATTATATGGATCTCAGACAGGAAGATCCAAAAATTTTTTCTCTTATGGGAAAGAATTGATGCCTAAAGAAGTCATTTACGCGTTAGTAAAAATTAAAAAATGTGCTGCTAAGGCAAATGGAGATTTACAGTGTCTAGATGCCAAAAGACGAGATATGATTGTTGCAGCGGCGGATGAAATTCTTTCCGGAAAATTTGATGAACACTTCCCTTTAAAGGTTTGGCAAACAGGAAGTGGAACGCAAAGTAATATGAATGTAAATGAGGTCATCGCTAATTTAGCGATTCAACGTCATGGAGGAAAGGTCGGAAGCAAAAATCCTGTGCATCCCAATGATCACGTGAATAAATCTCAGTCTTCTAACGATGTTTTCCCTACGGCTATGCATATAGCAGCTGTGCAGAGTATAAAAGGTTCCTTAATTCCCGCTTTGGAACATTTGCAAAAAGTTCTTGATGCCAAGGCTTTGGAATTTTCTAGAGATATTAAAATTGGAAGAACGCATTTGATGGATGCTGTTCCGATGACTTTGGGGCAAGAGTTTTCTGGGTATAGTTGTCAGTTACGGAATTGTTTAGAGCGGATAGGTTTTTCCTTAACGCATCTTTATGAGCTTGCCATTGGAGGTACAGCTGTTGGAACGGGATTAAATGTTCCTGAAGGTTTTGTAGAGAAAGTAATTGGTTACTTAAGGCAGGAAACTGGCGAGCCTTTTATTCCAGCTTCGAACTATTTTGCAGCATTATCGAACCATGATGCTTTGGTGCAAGCTCATGGTTCTTTGGCTGTTTTGGCTTGCTCTTTGATCAAAATAGCTACAGATCTGAGTTTTTTAGGCTCTGGGCCTCGTTGCGGGTTAGGAGAAATTTTTTTCCCGGAAAATGAACCTGGGTCCTCCATCATGCCAGGGAAAATTAATCCTACGCAAAGTGAAGCTTTGCAGATGGTGTGTTCTCAAGTGATTGGGAATAATCAATCGATTATTTTTGCTGGAACGAAAGGGAACTTTGAGTTGAATGTCATGAAACCCGTGATCATTTATGACTTTTTGCAATCAGTAGACTTGTTATCGGGAGCAATGAGAGCTTTTGCGGATTATTTTGTCAGCGGATTAAAGGTAAATAAAGAGCGGTTGCAACAAAATGTAGATAGATCTTTGATGTTAGTGACGGCTTTGACGCCTATTTTGGGATACGATAAATGTTCTAAGATTGCCTTAAAAGCTTTTCATGAAAATTTAAGCCTTAAAGAAGCTTGTGTAGCGTTAGGTTTTTTATCCGAAGAAGAGTTTGATGCGCATGTAATTCCGGGATTGATGTTAGGGGGGAAGGGAACAGAATAGAGTTTTGAGATACAGGTATAATAAAAAACCCGCCCACCTCTAGCTATAAGAGGCGGACGGGGGAGGCTCAGAATACTCTTTCTGCAAACAAAAATTACTTAGAGGATTTACTCTCTAACTTAATAAGGGCTTTTGCAAATAACAGCGCGCCCTTAATGTTTGAGAATATGTGATCCACTCCAATCAATTCATCGACATGATATCTTCTCAAGTCGTTGAGAGGAGTTTTTTTCACTCCCGCCAATAGCAGTAAAGTTCCTTGTCTATCACACTCTAAGAAAAACTCTTCTAAAGCATGCATTGCTGACGCATCAATCGTAGGAACTCTTGTCATGCAGAGAATGAATATTTTGGGCGGTTTTTCGATTTCATTCAATAAGTTTTTCAAACGATCTGCAATTCCGAAGAAAAAAGGACCATTGATTTCATAAATTTCTGTGAAAGGAGGTACTTCATTTTTGCTAAACAGCAGGTCGTTATGAGGTTGTTCTGATTCATCGAAATACTTTGCTGTAGAGATGACATCGGAAAGGTCGCTCATTTGCTTCATGAACAGAAAGGCTGCAAGCATCATCCCTACTTGTACAGCAGAGGTGATTGTAGTCATGACTGTGAGAATGAAGACTGTTAGTAAGACTAAAATATCTTTTTTGGGAGCTGTGAACAGATGGATAAAGTGGTGAATTTCACTCATATTCCAGGCAATTAAAATCAGAACAGCAGCTAGACAGGTTAGAGGGATTTTAATCGTCAAAGGAGCTAAAAGCAGTAGGATGAAAGAAAGGCAGATTGCGTGGATCATCCCAGCAATGGGAGTACTAGCTCCACTTTTAATGCTTGCTGTGGTTCTGGAAAGGGAGCCAGTAACAGGCATGCCTGCAAACAAGGAGGTTCCGATATTAGCAATTCCCTGACCAATTAACTGACAATTAGATTGATGTCTCCACCCTGTCATCCCGTCTGCAACTACAGCAGCTAATAGAGTTTCTATTCCAGAAAGCACAGCAATAGTTAAGGCGTCTGGCATCAATTGTAGCATTTTTGTGATGCTTAGATGGGGGAATTTAGGACCAGGTAGCGAACTGGGAAGAGTTCCATAACGGCTTCCTATAGTGGGGATATCTATTTTAAGGATCCATACTAAGGTGGATGCGATGATAATGGAAATCATAACTCCGGGATAACGCGGCTTGTAGTTTCGAAAGTAGATCATCAAAAGTAGAGTAAATAAGCCGACAGCAAAGGTTTTGCTATCCCAGGTCCACAGATAATCCCAATAGGCCACCCATTTCCCAATAAAATCTAAAGGAACGCCATCCCCCATTTGCAGGCCTAGAAAATCCCGAATTTGGGAAGAGAAAATGATCACTGCGATACCAGTTGTCAATCCAGTAACCACGGGATAAGGCATGTATTTAATAAAGGTTCCTAATCCTGCAAGACCAAAGATAATAAGAAAAACCCCCGCCATTAAGGTGATAGTAAATAGCCCGTCCTCTCCATACTTAACGCCAATGCAGTAAAGGATAGAAATGAAGGCGCTAGTAGGTCCGGATACCAATACACGACTGCCTCCTAGTGCAGAGGAGAGGAAGCCTCCAACAATGGAGGCTAATAACCCCTGCAAGGGAGAGACGCCAATACCTATTGCAATGGCAATTGCTAAGGGGAAGGCGAGAATTCCTGCAGTCAGACCTGCAATAAAATCTTTTTTCAACGTATTGAAAGAATACCCTTGTTTTAAGCAGGTAACTAATTTAGGGATAAGATGTTTGAAGGATAGAGAAACTTTCACCAAGGCCTCTTCTGTGTTCGAAAAAGACGGTTCTTTTCTTATAGTAGAAAGGAAATTTATCCAACGAGGAGGGAGAAAATCCTATAGTAAGATGCCCTTTCTGTTTTTTTTGTACCACGAATAGGAACTAAAACGTAATTTTTGTGACATTGTTTTCAGTATTTTGCATAAACCAATTCGTGATGAGTTTGTCTAGCTCCCGAAAGAAATAAACGTGCGCTGTTTTAGTCTGTATAGAAAGGGGGGAAGACTTTCAAAAGCCTTCAAACCCTTAAGTCTTACAGCGAAAACAGAGGCGAGAACACTTTTGATGAAAAAGACTTTCTATGCAATAGTTTTGCGGACGAATAGGGCTTGAAGCTCTGAGTTCATCGGGTTAAAAAAAACATGTTACACTTAAAGAAGAGAGCGCGAGCTTGTTTTAATCCGTTAGTCGTCGTCAGTAGAGATAGTTTCTTTTTTATTGGGATAGAAGGGTTTTCCCTGTAGTGCTGAAAACTACTTTTATGTAACATGGTCTAGGTCTTTGTAAGCTTGTCTTTTGGATGGGTCTTCTCTGGAAGGTTATCTTGTGCTAAGAACTTGGAGACGAGCCCAAGATCTGTGTATGGGGTTAGATTTTAACTGTACGTACATCAGCGTGTATACGCAAAGTCTTGTGGTTTCTCGTAATTGTTTTTGCCCAGGCTTCTGAGGGCTCTTGGTTTTTTGGGAATAAAGCCCTCGGAGCAATGTGCTTGTCGAGGTCTTTATGTTGAAGTTTCAGTTGTGTGCGTTATTCCTGTTTGGGTATCTCGCGATTGTTTTCGAACACATCGTTCGGGTAAATAAATCTGCTGTGTCTCTCGCTATGGGAGGGCTAATGTGGTTGGTGTGTTTCTCTCATATGCCCCATATCAACCATGTTATGATGGTCGAAGAAATTGCTGATATGGCGCAAGTCATCTTCTTTTTATTTGCAGCGATGGCAATTGTAGAGCTTATCGATGCTCATAAAGGGTTCTCCATTGTTGTGCGGTGTTGTAATGTGGAATCTAGAAGTGTTTTACTTTGGGTGCTGCTTACTCTTTCCTTTTTCTTATCAGCAGCATTAGATAACCTCACATCTATTATCATCATCGTTTCTATTTTGAAACGTCTTGTTAAATCTCGAGAAGATCGCTTGTTACTTGGAGCGCTGTGTGTGA from Chlamydia suis encodes:
- a CDS encoding ABC transporter substrate-binding protein codes for the protein MKKLFSYGFIILFLIGFWEFSARNHSNFGFICPPPSKVFTTGINSSQILLHHFWYTAQNILGGFFLALLLAIILSAVLLLFPSTQGVLHPLCILVQCLPMFTLAPLVVLWFGWGTKAVIIPTALSIFFPLALTIHQGIKNVPEEFLEQFFLHQATTWQTLLKLRVPYGLPHIFSGLKIAMSAAGFATIAGEWVAAQSGLGILILESRRNYDMAMALAGLSVLTLLTLSLFYGILLLERTAFFFFRMAKSSPKSLPKRKRFALIFPILIIGTTGALCLKEKPQESTFPSTKSFTLLLDWTPNPNHIPLYVGQKKGFFLDEGISLTLKKNTDTSSSLPHLLLEKVDYTLYHSLGILKAAIRGAPIQVVGRLIDSSLQGLIYRKQDGIENLEDLNGRVLGFCLNDSKNLLHLLEALRKHHVVPSEIKNVSADMISPMLTHQIDFLYGAFYNIEGVTISLKGKPTGCFLSDTYGSPTGPQLLICGKRGSQATTRTNLLSMQKALSRSLNFCREHPQEAFAIYAEATKDAPKVLSYEQAQWETTIPLLATTQAPLPLALLQDLLSTLSSTYPDLQAAIDSFDIEKFVSYDSEDSRHTA
- the fumC gene encoding class II fumarate hydratase encodes the protein MRQENDSLGMVMVPEDKLYGSQTGRSKNFFSYGKELMPKEVIYALVKIKKCAAKANGDLQCLDAKRRDMIVAAADEILSGKFDEHFPLKVWQTGSGTQSNMNVNEVIANLAIQRHGGKVGSKNPVHPNDHVNKSQSSNDVFPTAMHIAAVQSIKGSLIPALEHLQKVLDAKALEFSRDIKIGRTHLMDAVPMTLGQEFSGYSCQLRNCLERIGFSLTHLYELAIGGTAVGTGLNVPEGFVEKVIGYLRQETGEPFIPASNYFAALSNHDALVQAHGSLAVLACSLIKIATDLSFLGSGPRCGLGEIFFPENEPGSSIMPGKINPTQSEALQMVCSQVIGNNQSIIFAGTKGNFELNVMKPVIIYDFLQSVDLLSGAMRAFADYFVSGLKVNKERLQQNVDRSLMLVTALTPILGYDKCSKIALKAFHENLSLKEACVALGFLSEEEFDAHVIPGLMLGGKGTE
- a CDS encoding solute carrier family 26 protein, with the translated sequence MVKVSLSFKHLIPKLVTCLKQGYSFNTLKKDFIAGLTAGILAFPLAIAIAIGIGVSPLQGLLASIVGGFLSSALGGSRVLVSGPTSAFISILYCIGVKYGEDGLFTITLMAGVFLIIFGLAGLGTFIKYMPYPVVTGLTTGIAVIIFSSQIRDFLGLQMGDGVPLDFIGKWVAYWDYLWTWDSKTFAVGLFTLLLMIYFRNYKPRYPGVMISIIIASTLVWILKIDIPTIGSRYGTLPSSLPGPKFPHLSITKMLQLMPDALTIAVLSGIETLLAAVVADGMTGWRHQSNCQLIGQGIANIGTSLFAGMPVTGSLSRTTASIKSGASTPIAGMIHAICLSFILLLLAPLTIKIPLTCLAAVLILIAWNMSEIHHFIHLFTAPKKDILVLLTVFILTVMTTITSAVQVGMMLAAFLFMKQMSDLSDVISTAKYFDESEQPHNDLLFSKNEVPPFTEIYEINGPFFFGIADRLKNLLNEIEKPPKIFILCMTRVPTIDASAMHALEEFFLECDRQGTLLLLAGVKKTPLNDLRRYHVDELIGVDHIFSNIKGALLFAKALIKLESKSSK